In one window of Janthinobacterium sp. 1_2014MBL_MicDiv DNA:
- a CDS encoding helix-turn-helix transcriptional regulator, which yields MPSPPLLPNDASWQLPLATPRLELRAGTLSFAEPAHSIEHNEAGLKLVLVLGGQLDYQLQSGGAVNVEGPAFHISLSETPFAVSHCYAARQALQYLSVRMPMDALHDTFGAELGSLARRIAPATRQAMATANGRAGKALQALGRQIMLCPLAGPLRQLYLSGKALELTAAVMDGLADTRTHAAAPGTRQLRSLQQARDILLQRLHAPPTLPELARLAGTNASTLSQGFRQLFGTSVFAYVREQRLELAYRMLASGNISVADAAHACGYTDSHFSKVFRQRYGVSPSDMRCA from the coding sequence ATGCCCTCCCCGCCGCTTCTCCCCAACGACGCTTCCTGGCAACTGCCGCTGGCCACGCCCAGACTGGAACTGCGCGCCGGCACCCTGTCTTTTGCCGAGCCGGCGCACAGCATCGAGCACAACGAGGCAGGCCTGAAACTGGTGCTGGTACTGGGCGGCCAGCTTGACTATCAATTGCAAAGCGGCGGCGCCGTCAATGTCGAAGGCCCGGCCTTCCACATCAGCCTGAGCGAAACGCCATTCGCCGTCAGCCACTGCTATGCCGCACGGCAAGCTCTGCAGTATCTGAGCGTGCGCATGCCGATGGATGCCCTGCACGACACTTTCGGCGCCGAACTGGGTTCGTTGGCGCGGCGTATCGCCCCGGCCACGCGGCAGGCGATGGCGACGGCGAACGGGCGCGCCGGCAAGGCGCTGCAGGCGCTGGGCAGGCAGATCATGCTGTGTCCGCTTGCCGGGCCGCTGCGCCAGCTGTATTTATCCGGCAAGGCGCTGGAACTGACGGCCGCCGTGATGGACGGCCTGGCGGACACGCGCACGCACGCGGCGGCGCCCGGCACGCGACAGCTGCGCAGCCTGCAGCAGGCGCGCGACATCCTGCTGCAGCGCCTGCACGCGCCGCCCACCCTGCCGGAGCTGGCGCGCCTGGCCGGCACCAACGCCAGCACGCTGAGCCAGGGCTTCCGCCAGCTGTTCGGTACCAGCGTCTTCGCCTACGTGCGCGAGCAGCGGCTGGAACTCGCTTACCGCATGCTGGCGTCCGGCAACATCAGCGTGGCCGACGCGGCGCACGCCTGCGGCTATACGGACTCCCATTTCAGCAAGGTCTTCCGGCAGCGCTACGGCGTTTCCCCCAGCGACATGCGCTGCGCCTGA
- the queC gene encoding 7-cyano-7-deazaguanine synthase QueC, translated as MLATDSALVLFSGGQDSTTCLAWALKHYSRVETIGFDYGQRHAIELTVRPGVLEQMRQQSPEWDSRLGPDHMIDLSLISAISDTAMTQNVEIVMQENGLPNTFVPGRNLLFMTVAATVAYRRGLTVLVGGMCETDFSGYPDCRDDTMKALQVALNLGMNTRLKLETPLMWLDKAQSWDLAEDLGGQPLVDLIRSGTHTCYLGERGELHAWGYGCGTCPACALRANGYQQYAAKKAAE; from the coding sequence ATGCTAGCAACTGACTCCGCACTCGTGCTCTTTAGCGGTGGGCAAGATTCCACCACCTGCCTGGCCTGGGCCCTCAAGCACTATAGCCGCGTGGAAACGATTGGCTTCGACTATGGCCAGCGCCATGCGATCGAGCTGACGGTGCGTCCCGGCGTGCTCGAGCAGATGCGCCAGCAGTCGCCCGAGTGGGACAGCCGCCTCGGCCCTGATCACATGATAGACCTGTCGCTGATTTCCGCCATTTCCGATACGGCCATGACGCAGAACGTCGAGATCGTCATGCAGGAAAACGGCTTGCCGAACACCTTCGTTCCTGGGCGCAACTTGCTGTTCATGACGGTGGCCGCCACCGTGGCCTACCGCCGCGGCTTGACGGTGCTCGTGGGCGGCATGTGCGAGACGGATTTCTCCGGCTATCCGGATTGCCGCGACGACACGATGAAGGCGCTGCAAGTGGCCCTGAACCTGGGCATGAACACGCGCCTGAAACTGGAAACGCCGCTGATGTGGCTGGACAAGGCGCAAAGCTGGGACCTGGCGGAAGACCTGGGCGGCCAGCCGCTGGTCGACCTGATCCGCAGCGGCACGCACACCTGCTACCTGGGCGAGCGCGGCGAGCTGCACGCCTGGGGCTATGGCTGCGGCACCTGCCCGGCCTGCGCCCTGCGCGCCAACGGCTATCAGCAATACGCGGCGAAAAAGGCGGCCGAGTAA
- a CDS encoding helix-turn-helix domain-containing protein, whose product MLDDRWQGTLWLAPDFAILHGEAGATDSHAHYAHQLMLSTGTPFTAELDGSIHTAQRLLVASLRPHAIVAAPAPLFTIYAEPQCLGVAALLAAQDGVHEPTLDSLAASLQAQPRQQLADARLQRALDQVDALLSGKVSASAVADAAHLSLSQLERLFSAQLGLPVRRLVLWRRLRLAIRFILLGNTLTHAAHAAGFADAAHFSRTMRSLFGVRADRSLRQLNVKLLD is encoded by the coding sequence TTGCTCGACGACCGCTGGCAGGGCACGCTGTGGCTGGCGCCTGACTTTGCCATCCTGCATGGCGAAGCGGGCGCCACGGACAGCCACGCCCATTATGCGCACCAGCTGATGCTGAGCACGGGCACGCCCTTCACCGCAGAGCTCGACGGTAGCATCCATACGGCGCAGCGCCTGCTGGTGGCCAGCCTGCGCCCGCACGCCATCGTGGCCGCGCCGGCTCCCCTGTTCACCATCTATGCGGAGCCCCAATGCCTGGGCGTGGCGGCCCTGCTGGCGGCGCAGGACGGCGTGCACGAGCCCACGCTGGACAGCCTGGCCGCCTCACTGCAGGCTCAGCCGCGCCAGCAGCTGGCCGACGCGCGCCTGCAGCGGGCGCTGGACCAGGTCGATGCCTTGTTGTCCGGCAAGGTCAGCGCGTCCGCCGTGGCCGACGCGGCGCATTTGTCGCTGAGCCAGCTGGAGCGCCTGTTCAGTGCGCAGCTGGGCTTGCCCGTGCGGCGCCTCGTGCTGTGGCGCCGCCTGCGCCTGGCCATCCGCTTTATCCTGCTCGGCAATACCTTGACCCACGCCGCGCACGCGGCCGGCTTTGCCGACGCCGCGCATTTTTCGCGCACCATGCGCAGCCTGTTCGGCGTGCGCGCCGACCGCAGCTTGCGCCAGCTCAACGTCAAGCTGCTCGATTAA
- a CDS encoding sterol desaturase family protein, giving the protein MKSLFAALYGPVFWAGFIGAATWLVAYRQHAFWVLPPLLLLALLTSFLAERYLPYDGTWNHAHGDGWRDSLHALVNEALYLLGLAAFPLLAGHMALGDFWPGAWPFWGQLLLAILIADCGITVVHYLSHRYYFLWKLHAVHHSVRRLYGFNGWMKHPLHLLLEAAGGMLPLLLLGIPESVMAVLAFAVAIQLLLQHANVDMRMGPLRQIFAWAPLHRFHHMKYGTAGDVNFGLFFTCWDRLLGTRFDAPAYRMTGDDLGIGSRPDYPVAYGAQLLEPFRAEEGVRAPELPAGLKSALNRAA; this is encoded by the coding sequence ATGAAATCCCTCTTTGCCGCGCTGTACGGCCCCGTGTTCTGGGCCGGCTTCATCGGCGCCGCCACCTGGCTGGTGGCGTACCGCCAGCATGCGTTCTGGGTCTTGCCGCCGCTGTTGCTGCTGGCCCTGCTGACGTCCTTTCTTGCCGAGCGTTATCTGCCGTATGACGGCACGTGGAACCATGCGCATGGCGATGGCTGGCGCGACAGCCTGCACGCGCTCGTCAATGAAGCGTTGTACCTGCTGGGCCTGGCCGCCTTTCCCCTGCTGGCCGGACACATGGCGCTGGGGGACTTCTGGCCCGGCGCCTGGCCGTTCTGGGGGCAGTTGCTGCTGGCGATACTCATCGCCGACTGCGGCATCACCGTCGTGCATTACCTGAGCCACCGTTATTATTTCCTGTGGAAACTGCACGCCGTGCACCACAGCGTGCGGCGCCTGTACGGTTTCAATGGCTGGATGAAACATCCCTTGCACCTGCTGCTGGAAGCGGCGGGCGGCATGCTGCCCTTGCTGCTGCTGGGCATCCCGGAAAGCGTCATGGCCGTGCTGGCGTTTGCCGTGGCCATCCAGTTGTTGCTGCAGCATGCGAACGTCGACATGCGCATGGGCCCGCTGCGCCAGATCTTTGCCTGGGCGCCGCTGCACCGTTTCCACCACATGAAATACGGTACGGCAGGCGACGTGAATTTCGGCCTGTTCTTTACCTGCTGGGATCGCTTGCTGGGCACCCGCTTCGACGCCCCCGCCTACCGCATGACGGGCGATGACCTCGGCATCGGCAGCCGCCCCGATTATCCCGTCGCATATGGCGCGCAGCTGCTCGAGCCGTTCCGCGCGGAAGAGGGCGTGCGCGCGCCCGAATTGCCGGCCGGCTTGAAATCGGCGCTTAATCGAGCAGCTTGA
- a CDS encoding RhtX/FptX family siderophore transporter, which yields MRPALQRAHLWLMVAALYFTQGVPLGLAMEALPAMLRRDGAPLDSLAFLPLVGLPWVLKFLWAAQVDNRWNARLGRRRSWLLPMQALATACLLGAALLGLSAASAPLIVALAALGSLASATQDIATDGMLAERFDGAALGRANALQVGGTMVGFFTGGSGVLMLSGMFGQRAALLALAAIGAASLLLVVSWRETALGAARPAAVPAARKASLRGFIGRPGAPALLGIAFLSSMTAVAGYGLSKLLLVDAGWPLEAVGQVGVAGGMVTVLLGCGGGAWLIGRHGARRVFLLGIGASAAAAGLWLWLAAMAAPMPSSLVWLATALGCFGAGCASVSMLTMAMQFASQSGQAGTDMTAVQSMRDGGEILTSSTLTGVAAAAGYGGSFALGIACALLAMLLARRLAQQRQPA from the coding sequence ATGAGGCCGGCGCTGCAGCGGGCTCACCTGTGGCTGATGGTGGCGGCCCTGTACTTCACGCAGGGCGTGCCGCTTGGACTGGCCATGGAAGCGCTGCCGGCCATGCTGCGCCGCGACGGCGCGCCGCTCGACAGCCTGGCCTTTTTGCCGCTCGTGGGCTTGCCCTGGGTGCTGAAATTTCTCTGGGCGGCGCAGGTCGACAACCGCTGGAATGCGCGCCTGGGCCGGCGCCGCAGCTGGCTGCTGCCGATGCAGGCGCTGGCCACCGCCTGCCTGCTGGGCGCCGCGCTGCTGGGCCTGTCCGCCGCCAGCGCGCCGCTGATCGTCGCCCTGGCCGCGCTCGGTTCGCTGGCCAGCGCCACGCAGGATATCGCCACCGACGGCATGCTGGCCGAACGCTTCGACGGCGCCGCGCTGGGCCGCGCCAATGCCTTGCAGGTGGGCGGCACAATGGTCGGCTTCTTCACGGGCGGCTCCGGGGTGTTGATGCTGTCGGGCATGTTCGGCCAGCGCGCGGCGCTGCTGGCGCTCGCGGCCATCGGCGCGGCCAGCCTGCTGCTCGTCGTGTCGTGGCGCGAAACTGCGCTCGGAGCCGCGCGGCCCGCTGCGGTCCCGGCAGCGCGCAAGGCCAGCTTGCGCGGCTTCATCGGCCGCCCCGGCGCGCCCGCGCTGCTGGGCATCGCCTTCCTGTCGTCGATGACGGCCGTCGCCGGCTATGGCCTGTCGAAACTGCTGCTGGTCGACGCCGGCTGGCCGCTGGAAGCCGTCGGCCAGGTGGGCGTGGCCGGTGGCATGGTCACAGTGCTGCTGGGCTGTGGCGGCGGCGCCTGGCTGATCGGCCGCCATGGCGCCCGGCGCGTCTTCCTGCTGGGCATAGGCGCGTCGGCCGCCGCGGCCGGCCTGTGGCTGTGGCTGGCCGCCATGGCGGCGCCCATGCCGTCCAGCCTGGTCTGGCTGGCGACGGCGCTGGGCTGCTTTGGCGCCGGTTGCGCATCCGTCTCCATGCTGACCATGGCCATGCAATTTGCCAGCCAGAGCGGCCAGGCGGGCACGGACATGACGGCCGTGCAAAGCATGCGCGACGGCGGTGAAATCCTCACCTCGTCCACCCTGACGGGCGTGGCGGCCGCCGCCGGCTATGGCGGCAGCTTTGCCCTCGGCATCGCCTGTGCGCTGCTGGCCATGCTGCTGGCGCGCCGCCTGGCGCAGCAGCGCCAGCCGGCCTGA
- a CDS encoding cupin domain-containing protein — protein sequence MNDDNCTLFPLDGHLLALHADALAQAMPYHARGKSRADWIIGVKHVSDAQSVHGDHWERHPRGDETLCLLEGSIELVLQAEDGAERRIAMQAGQACIVARGTWHRLQVHAPGRLLFITPSIGSEHRKVGGAA from the coding sequence ATGAACGACGACAACTGCACCCTTTTCCCCCTCGACGGCCACCTGCTGGCGCTGCACGCCGACGCGCTGGCGCAGGCCATGCCCTACCATGCACGCGGCAAGAGCCGCGCCGACTGGATCATCGGCGTCAAGCACGTCAGCGACGCGCAATCCGTGCATGGCGACCATTGGGAACGCCACCCGCGCGGCGATGAAACCCTGTGCCTGCTCGAAGGCAGCATCGAACTGGTGCTGCAGGCGGAGGACGGCGCGGAACGCCGCATCGCCATGCAGGCGGGACAAGCGTGCATCGTGGCGCGCGGCACCTGGCACCGGCTGCAGGTGCACGCGCCCGGACGCCTGCTGTTCATCACGCCCAGCATCGGCAGCGAACACCGCAAAGTGGGCGGTGCCGCATGA
- a CDS encoding CHASE domain-containing protein produces MQTRAPSSWFSKPVSHWVGPRLCAMLVLALCLGLTYGAWRNASDASEQQVRADFDFRVRELVGSIVSRMQTYIQVLHGVQGLYASSQEVTRGEFHAYLAVQQVDRHFPGIHGVGFLPLLPGSARARHEASVRAEGYAGYAVRPPGQRAWHAPITYLEPLSDSNLLAFGYDILSEPVRRAALEQARDTGQAAMTGKIRLVQDGGNSGVYGFLIVLPVYENGLPHGTQEQRRAALRAWVFAPFRMGDLMAGVGGEASRQLDLEIYDGAQLDEAALMYDSLPGALSAQASTALASRQALTIAGHAWTLRVRAMPGFDGELLERPLAVAWTGVLVSVALAMAAWLLAASRARAQAALARSSELAGQLEQGQASVLAMASAAQRSQAMLRSILDSTIDGILVDSLDGRIFTSNRRFRDLWQVPDALDWQADGEALVRHVASQLEQAAPFLGARGHAPHGHRERRDVLHLRDGRVIEQYVRSMQLGNEQARLWTFRDISERSQMERREHTRRQVLEMLATGAPLERVLESVVLSVQADHPAMLCSILLLDESRHRLVLGAAPGLPAFFNLASHGHDLDTLQGVHGIAAQALRAGQRVIVADLHAEADELGTMDLAWRAQLHSCWAEPVRGGSGKLLGVLMAYHRQPALPGAAHLARLGEAAHLAGMAIEQAQVALALRAGEARFRSLYDHAPVALWEQDWSAVRAALDALTASGVSDLGAYFQADPAALPRLAGLVRIIDANGAALAQVRANEEDQRRGALGLAQNFDDSALPRFGDALLALAGGAHLYECESSFVRLDGAVRQNELSLLVMPGHADSLDFVMVSSLDITERKRMNAELLQLATTDFLTNLPNRRQFMAALENEHARLQRELASCASVLMLDIDHFKRVNDDHGHAVGDAVLRHLGALMCQVLRKVDVPGRVGGEEFAILLPGTDLPAAAIFAERLRRRVADSALTTDGGIVITVTVSIGMAAMAGTDADCDAVLARADEALYRAKRGGRNRIEQNDGGSDGVLSKFMAQ; encoded by the coding sequence ATGCAAACACGCGCGCCCTCGTCGTGGTTTTCCAAGCCGGTATCGCACTGGGTGGGCCCGCGCCTGTGCGCCATGCTGGTGCTGGCGCTGTGCCTGGGCCTGACGTATGGCGCCTGGCGCAACGCCAGTGACGCCAGCGAGCAGCAGGTGCGGGCCGATTTTGATTTCCGCGTGCGCGAACTGGTGGGCAGCATCGTCAGTCGCATGCAGACCTATATCCAGGTGCTGCATGGCGTGCAGGGCCTGTATGCGAGCTCGCAGGAAGTCACGCGCGGCGAATTCCATGCCTACCTGGCCGTGCAGCAGGTGGACCGTCATTTTCCCGGCATCCACGGCGTCGGCTTCCTGCCGCTGCTGCCCGGCAGCGCGCGCGCGCGGCACGAGGCCAGCGTGCGCGCCGAGGGCTATGCCGGCTACGCCGTGCGTCCGCCGGGCCAGCGCGCCTGGCATGCGCCGATCACGTATCTGGAACCTTTGAGCGACAGCAACCTGCTGGCGTTCGGCTATGACATCCTGTCCGAACCGGTGCGCCGCGCGGCGCTGGAACAGGCGCGCGACACGGGCCAGGCCGCCATGACGGGCAAGATCCGCCTGGTGCAGGATGGCGGCAATAGCGGGGTGTATGGCTTCCTGATCGTGCTGCCCGTGTATGAGAATGGCTTGCCGCATGGCACGCAGGAACAGCGGCGCGCCGCCCTGCGGGCCTGGGTCTTTGCGCCGTTTCGCATGGGCGACCTGATGGCGGGCGTGGGCGGCGAGGCGTCGCGCCAGCTGGACCTGGAAATCTACGACGGCGCGCAGCTGGACGAGGCGGCCCTCATGTACGACAGCCTGCCGGGCGCGCTGTCGGCGCAGGCGTCGACGGCGCTGGCGTCGCGGCAGGCCCTCACGATCGCCGGCCATGCGTGGACCTTGCGCGTGCGCGCCATGCCCGGTTTCGATGGCGAGCTGCTGGAGCGGCCGCTGGCGGTGGCCTGGACGGGCGTGCTGGTCAGCGTGGCGCTGGCCATGGCGGCGTGGCTGCTGGCGGCCAGCCGGGCCCGCGCGCAGGCGGCGCTGGCGCGCTCGAGCGAGCTGGCCGGCCAGCTCGAGCAGGGGCAGGCCAGCGTGCTGGCGATGGCCAGCGCGGCCCAGCGCAGCCAGGCCATGCTGCGCAGCATCCTCGATTCCACCATCGACGGCATCCTCGTCGACAGCCTCGATGGCCGCATCTTCACGTCGAACCGGCGCTTCCGCGACTTGTGGCAGGTGCCCGATGCGCTCGACTGGCAAGCCGATGGCGAGGCGCTGGTGCGCCATGTCGCCAGCCAGCTCGAGCAGGCTGCACCGTTCCTCGGCGCGCGTGGCCATGCGCCGCACGGCCACCGCGAGCGGCGCGATGTGCTGCACCTGCGCGATGGGCGGGTGATCGAGCAGTATGTGCGCAGCATGCAGTTGGGTAACGAGCAGGCGCGGCTGTGGACCTTCCGCGATATCAGCGAGCGCAGCCAGATGGAGCGGCGCGAGCACACGCGGCGCCAGGTGCTGGAAATGCTGGCCACGGGCGCGCCGCTCGAGCGCGTGCTGGAAAGCGTGGTGCTCAGCGTGCAAGCCGACCATCCGGCCATGCTGTGCAGCATCCTGCTGCTCGACGAGAGCCGCCACCGCCTGGTGCTGGGCGCGGCGCCGGGCTTGCCCGCGTTTTTCAACCTGGCCAGCCATGGCCACGATCTCGACACCCTGCAGGGCGTGCACGGCATCGCCGCGCAAGCGCTGCGCGCCGGCCAGCGCGTGATCGTCGCCGACCTGCATGCCGAGGCCGATGAGCTGGGGACGATGGACCTGGCGTGGCGGGCCCAGCTGCACTCGTGCTGGGCCGAACCCGTGCGTGGCGGCTCGGGCAAGCTGCTGGGCGTATTGATGGCGTATCACCGCCAGCCCGCGCTGCCCGGCGCGGCCCATCTGGCGCGCCTGGGCGAGGCGGCGCACCTGGCCGGCATGGCCATCGAGCAGGCGCAGGTGGCGCTGGCGCTGCGGGCCGGCGAGGCGCGTTTCCGCAGCCTGTACGACCATGCGCCCGTGGCCCTGTGGGAACAGGACTGGTCGGCCGTGCGCGCCGCGCTCGATGCGCTGACGGCATCGGGCGTGAGCGACCTGGGCGCTTACTTCCAGGCCGATCCGGCCGCCTTGCCGCGGCTGGCGGGGCTGGTGCGCATCATCGACGCGAATGGTGCCGCGCTGGCGCAGGTGCGCGCCAACGAGGAGGACCAGCGCCGTGGCGCGCTGGGCCTGGCGCAAAATTTCGACGACAGCGCCTTGCCGCGCTTTGGCGACGCGTTGCTGGCGCTGGCTGGTGGCGCTCACCTGTACGAGTGCGAAAGCAGCTTCGTGCGTCTCGATGGCGCGGTCCGGCAGAATGAACTGAGCCTGCTGGTGATGCCGGGGCATGCGGACAGCCTGGACTTCGTCATGGTGTCATCGCTCGACATCACCGAGCGCAAGCGCATGAATGCGGAATTGCTGCAACTGGCGACCACCGACTTCCTCACCAACTTGCCGAACCGGCGCCAGTTCATGGCAGCGCTGGAAAATGAGCATGCCCGCTTGCAACGTGAACTGGCCAGTTGCGCCAGCGTGCTGATGCTCGATATCGATCACTTCAAGCGTGTCAACGATGACCATGGCCATGCCGTCGGCGATGCCGTGCTGCGCCATCTGGGCGCGCTGATGTGCCAGGTTCTGCGCAAGGTCGATGTGCCGGGCCGCGTGGGCGGCGAGGAATTCGCCATCTTGCTGCCGGGGACGGATTTGCCGGCGGCGGCCATATTCGCCGAGCGCTTGCGCCGGCGCGTCGCGGACAGCGCGCTGACCACCGACGGCGGCATCGTGATCACCGTCACGGTCAGCATCGGCATGGCGGCCATGGCCGGTACCGATGCCGATTGCGACGCCGTGCTGGCGCGCGCCGACGAGGCGCTGTACCGTGCCAAGCGGGGCGGGCGCAACCGCATCGAGCAGAACGATGGCGGCAGCGACGGCGTGCTCAGCAAGTTCATGGCGCAGTGA
- a CDS encoding TonB-dependent siderophore receptor produces the protein MAMFFLPPRGLRWFRHTLHLMAALATSQLAQAADAPEPEASLPVIAVTATREAGANMGKTGASLKETPQSLSIISQERMQEQNLHTLDDVLQQATGTTVQPFQLLTTAYYARGFKIDSFEQDGVPILMGNMASPQQDMAMLERVEILRGANGLLHGSGNPAATVNLVAKRPQKTFAAQGALSAGSWDRRRGEADFGGPLNAAATLRARVVATHEERGFFYDVAQQNSSNLYAVGELDLAPGSVLSVGAQKQRIRSITNMAGVPRYADGGDIGLPRSTYLDAAWDQFDWDTQRVFASLEQHFANGWQAKVQANHLSGDSFLQYAGAYGAARRDQRPSSSVMGAAYRFDNRQNSVDAYASGPFSLGGRQHELLLGANVQHTSSEQFSASFLPPFKGTYDVLHWNPYALAEPATGAYASRGPTTVSQWGAYAMARFHLSDALTAITGARLSRWKQETRTATVEPDTQLTPYGGLVYALSPQWSGYGSYTQVFQPQSQTSIDGKTLDPVTGNNLEAGVKGTLANGKLDVSLAVYQIRQNKRAQEDPNFPCAGNVCYYIAGGEVQSRGLEAEANGQLTPDLNLSAGYSYNTTRYLKDAQSQGQAFASFAPAHIVRAWANATLPWGTRRLSAGLGLQAQSRYSVTSGGVTLRQGGYALANARLGWRIDRHFTAALNVNNLFDKHYYQSLSGTAWNNRYGEPRSVMLSVRAQY, from the coding sequence ATGGCAATGTTTTTTCTTCCCCCACGCGGCCTGCGCTGGTTCCGGCATACCCTGCACCTCATGGCCGCGCTCGCCACCAGCCAGCTGGCGCAGGCGGCCGACGCCCCCGAGCCCGAGGCCAGCCTGCCCGTCATCGCCGTCACGGCCACGCGCGAAGCGGGCGCGAACATGGGCAAGACGGGCGCCTCGCTGAAGGAGACGCCGCAGTCGCTCAGCATCATCAGCCAGGAACGCATGCAGGAGCAAAACCTGCATACGCTCGACGATGTGCTGCAGCAAGCGACGGGCACCACCGTGCAGCCGTTCCAGCTGCTGACCACGGCCTACTATGCGCGCGGTTTCAAGATTGATTCCTTCGAGCAGGATGGCGTCCCCATACTGATGGGCAACATGGCCAGTCCCCAGCAAGACATGGCGATGCTGGAGCGCGTGGAAATCCTGCGCGGCGCCAACGGCTTGCTGCATGGCAGCGGCAACCCTGCCGCCACCGTCAACCTGGTGGCCAAGCGGCCGCAAAAGACCTTCGCCGCGCAAGGCGCGCTGTCGGCTGGCAGCTGGGACCGCCGCCGCGGCGAAGCCGACTTCGGCGGCCCCCTGAACGCCGCTGCCACGCTGCGCGCGCGCGTCGTCGCCACGCATGAGGAACGGGGCTTTTTCTACGACGTGGCGCAACAGAACAGCAGCAACCTGTATGCCGTAGGCGAACTGGACCTGGCGCCCGGCAGCGTGCTCAGTGTGGGCGCCCAGAAACAGCGCATCCGTTCCATCACCAACATGGCGGGCGTGCCGCGCTATGCGGACGGCGGCGATATCGGCTTGCCGCGCTCCACCTATCTCGATGCGGCATGGGACCAGTTCGACTGGGATACCCAGCGCGTCTTCGCCAGCCTGGAACAGCATTTTGCCAATGGCTGGCAAGCCAAGGTGCAAGCGAATCACTTGTCCGGCGACTCCTTCCTGCAATACGCGGGCGCGTATGGCGCCGCGCGCCGCGACCAGCGCCCGTCCTCGAGCGTAATGGGCGCCGCCTACCGCTTCGACAACCGCCAGAACAGCGTGGATGCCTATGCCAGCGGCCCCTTCAGCCTGGGCGGCCGCCAGCATGAGTTGTTGCTGGGCGCCAACGTCCAGCACACATCCAGCGAGCAGTTCTCGGCTAGCTTCCTGCCGCCGTTCAAAGGCACGTATGACGTGTTGCACTGGAACCCGTACGCGCTGGCGGAACCGGCCACGGGCGCCTATGCCTCGCGCGGCCCGACCACGGTCAGCCAGTGGGGCGCCTACGCCATGGCGCGTTTCCACCTCAGCGATGCGCTGACGGCCATCACGGGTGCGCGCCTGAGCCGCTGGAAGCAGGAAACGCGCACGGCGACAGTCGAACCGGACACCCAGCTGACGCCGTACGGCGGCCTGGTCTACGCCCTCTCGCCGCAATGGTCGGGCTATGGCAGCTACACGCAGGTATTCCAGCCGCAAAGCCAGACCAGCATCGACGGCAAGACGCTCGATCCCGTGACGGGCAACAACCTGGAAGCGGGCGTGAAAGGCACGCTGGCCAATGGCAAGCTGGACGTGTCCCTGGCCGTCTACCAGATCCGCCAGAACAAGCGGGCCCAGGAAGACCCGAACTTCCCCTGCGCGGGCAACGTCTGCTACTACATCGCGGGCGGCGAAGTGCAGAGCCGCGGCCTGGAAGCGGAGGCGAACGGCCAGCTGACGCCCGACCTGAACCTGTCGGCCGGCTACAGCTACAACACGACGCGCTACCTGAAGGACGCCCAGTCGCAGGGCCAGGCGTTTGCCAGCTTCGCGCCCGCCCACATCGTGCGCGCGTGGGCCAACGCCACCCTGCCGTGGGGCACGCGGCGCCTGAGCGCCGGACTGGGCTTGCAGGCGCAGAGCCGCTACAGCGTCACCTCGGGCGGCGTGACCTTGCGCCAGGGCGGCTATGCGCTGGCCAATGCCCGCCTGGGCTGGCGCATCGACCGCCATTTTACGGCCGCGCTCAACGTCAACAACCTGTTCGACAAACACTATTACCAGAGCCTGTCCGGCACGGCCTGGAACAACCGCTATGGCGAGCCGCGCAGCGTGATGCTGTCCGTGCGCGCCCAGTACTGA